In a genomic window of Urocitellus parryii isolate mUroPar1 chromosome 11, mUroPar1.hap1, whole genome shotgun sequence:
- the Rhoc gene encoding rho-related GTP-binding protein RhoC, whose translation MAAIRKKLVIVGDGACGKTCLLIVFSKDQFPEVYVPTVFENYIADIEVDGKQVELALWDTAGQEDYDRLRPLSYPDTDVILMCFSIDSPDSLENIPEKWTPEVKHFCPNVPIILVGNKKDLRQDEHTRRELAKMKQEPVRSEEGRDMANRISAFGYLECSAKTKEGVREVFEMATRAGLQVRKNKRRRGCPIL comes from the exons ATGGCTGCAATCAGAAAGAAGCTGGTGATTGTGGGGGATGGTGCCTGTGGAAAGACCTGCCTCCTCATCGTCTTCAGCAAGGATCAGTTTCCAGAGGTCTACGTCCCTACTGTCTTTGAGAACTATATTGCAGACATTGAGGTGGACGGCAAGCAG GTGGAGCTGGCTTTGTGGGACACAGCAGGACAGGAAGACTATGATCGTCTGCGGCCTCTCTCCTATCCGGATACAGATGTCATCCTCATGTGCTTCTCCATTGACAGCCCCGACAGCCTGG AAAACATTCCTGAGAAGTGGACCCCAGAGGTGAAGCACTTTTGCCCCAACGTGCCCATCATCCTAGTGGGGAATAAGAAGGACTTGAGGCAAGATGAGCATACCAGGAGAGAGCTGGCCAAGATGAAGCAG GAACCCGTCCGATCTGAGGAAGGCCGGGATATGGCAAATCGTATCAGTGCCTTTGGCTATCTTGAGTGCTCCGCCAAAACCAAGGAGGGAGTGCGGGAGGTTTTCGAGATGGCCACTCGAGCTGGCCTCCAGGTCCGCAAGAATAAGCGCCGGAGGGGCTGTCCCATTCTCTGA